One Prosthecobacter sp. SYSU 5D2 genomic window carries:
- a CDS encoding GTP-binding protein — protein sequence MSRIPLVLIAGFLGAGKTTFLRALMGSLEERNIGFSVVVNDFENAEVDAIRLRSFDAEVQSINGSCVCCSSLNEFMQTLGDIEVPQGGVLLVEVNGASDLISLIAAITVRYECHRFTSPLQITMIDAQRWQRRGQHNELEHEQVQTSTHYMITHSDGADKAGLKRLHLAVQAASPRATETSADRMAEYLRFLCASSRFGSQENTTPLPLCLSHPAEQPHHHHHEDERAFTSMRVDLPFVVRRGDLEQALRDLPEEVVRVKGLCRLAELPTVPMSFQHVRPRAETWFLPMLGAVGIVPTGVIIGVGLPASQISSQFDRLPSAELLPEFKP from the coding sequence ATGAGCCGCATCCCTCTGGTGCTGATCGCCGGCTTCCTGGGCGCAGGCAAGACCACCTTCCTCCGGGCTCTCATGGGCAGCCTGGAGGAACGCAACATAGGCTTCAGCGTCGTCGTCAATGACTTTGAAAACGCCGAGGTGGATGCCATACGGCTGCGCTCATTTGATGCCGAGGTCCAGTCCATCAACGGCTCCTGCGTCTGCTGCTCCTCGCTGAATGAATTCATGCAGACGCTGGGAGACATTGAGGTGCCTCAAGGCGGTGTGCTGCTGGTGGAGGTCAACGGGGCATCAGATCTCATCTCCCTCATCGCGGCCATTACCGTCCGGTATGAGTGCCACCGTTTTACTTCGCCTTTACAGATCACGATGATTGACGCGCAGCGCTGGCAGCGCCGGGGCCAGCACAATGAACTGGAGCATGAGCAGGTGCAGACGTCCACCCATTACATGATCACTCATTCCGACGGGGCGGACAAGGCGGGCCTGAAGCGGCTGCACCTGGCCGTGCAGGCCGCCAGCCCCCGCGCCACCGAGACCAGCGCCGACAGAATGGCCGAATATCTCCGCTTCCTGTGTGCCAGCAGCCGTTTCGGCAGCCAGGAAAACACCACCCCGCTGCCGCTGTGCCTGTCCCACCCGGCGGAGCAGCCGCATCATCACCATCATGAGGATGAACGGGCGTTCACCTCCATGCGTGTGGACCTTCCCTTCGTCGTCAGGCGTGGAGACCTGGAGCAGGCCCTGCGCGACCTGCCGGAGGAGGTCGTGCGGGTTAAGGGCCTCTGCCGTCTCGCGGAACTGCCCACCGTCCCCATGTCCTTTCAGCATGTGCGGCCCCGGGCGGAGACCTGGTTTCTGCCCATGCTTGGTGCCGTGGGCATCGTGCCCACCGGGGTCATCATCGGAGTCGGCCTGCCCGCCAGCCAGATCAGCTCCCAGTTTGACCGCCTGCCCTCGGCCGAGCTTCTGCCCGAATTCAAACCCTGA